The Dyadobacter sandarakinus DNA window CACCAGCATGGCGATATTCTGGAACGAGAAGTTGATCTTGCCGCGTTCCATGAATTTAAGGCTGAGCAGTGTAATACCCATGCAATATGCCAACAGTCCCGAGCGTACTCCAAAGCTCGCCAATGCACCTACGGTAAGCCCGATAATCACCATTCTTTTCAGAAAGGAATTCTCATAGGAATAGAAAAACCACGAGAAAAATATCAGGAACAGGGAGTTGTTCAGCGGGTGGCCCTGGAAAGCATTGGACCGGAAAAGTATTGCAGTTTCATTAATCGGAAACAGCTTAAAGTGTACAACGTGCTCTGCAATGGCAAGGAGACATTCAGCATAAAAGAAGAAGCGGAACATGGACATGATTTTGGTCCATACTTCTACATTGATATGCTGTTTGTAATTAATAAACTGGAAATTATAAATGATCAGAACAGGACATACCAGTACATTGAACAAAAAGAGGTTTCCTTTGGAAGCTCCGAATGTGAGTGAATAGATCAGCACGACAAAAACTGCAATGCTGAAATTCTGGAACTTCTTTAATTCACCCAGCTTGTAGCTATATTTCAGGGCATTGTAACCTGTAAGGATGATAAGGAAATAGGAAACCGGATGGAACCGGAACAAGGCGCCGGCACCCGCTTCCCCGATCGGGTAATGCAGCTTCAACAATACACCCGGCCCCACAAACAGGGAGAGGAATGTAACGATTGAAGGAAACCATCTTTTTTCGAGAAAAAACATGCGTGTGTATTTTTATATGATTTCGAGAAGTTGTTCGGCCCGGCGGTCGCTTGAATTTTCATACGCAAGCTCCTTTGCCCGTGCAGAAAAATCAGTTCCGTCTTTTAATTTCCGGATCACGTATTCCAGTCTTTCAATGAATTCTGCTGAACCTGTTACACCAAATGATGCTTCCCCAAGCGGTTCGTAATCATTGTGGTTTTTCTGGTAAACAACCGGCTTGCCAAGTGCCAGGTACTGGTACATTTTATTATGATGATGGTAAGAAGCATGTTCGCTGATG harbors:
- a CDS encoding VpsF family polysaccharide biosynthesis protein (VpsF, distantly related to oligosaccharide ligases, is encoded next to the probable flippase VpsE.), which gives rise to MFFLEKRWFPSIVTFLSLFVGPGVLLKLHYPIGEAGAGALFRFHPVSYFLIILTGYNALKYSYKLGELKKFQNFSIAVFVVLIYSLTFGASKGNLFLFNVLVCPVLIIYNFQFINYKQHINVEVWTKIMSMFRFFFYAECLLAIAEHVVHFKLFPINETAILFRSNAFQGHPLNNSLFLIFFSWFFYSYENSFLKRMVIIGLTVGALASFGVRSGLLAYCMGITLLSLKFMERGKINFSFQNIAMLVILFVSVFYIVLYTPLGARIVSAGSFNDNSSGVRFNVYSMFLSISLEDIIWGTKQELIDYLMYIRGIEIIENFWIIWIFKYGVIFAAYLGISFILFTFQIARLAFPLKKYDRLVVVGCFLLAASSNNSLAVNTTVISAITILCLTQYNLLRYKANNKPKSNVAARVPAPMPF